The following coding sequences lie in one Rutidosis leptorrhynchoides isolate AG116_Rl617_1_P2 chromosome 4, CSIRO_AGI_Rlap_v1, whole genome shotgun sequence genomic window:
- the LOC139844092 gene encoding 5'-methylthioadenosine/S-adenosylhomocysteine nucleosidase-like: MAAVGIVEDEKRPISTLLIFAAMDSEALPIIQHFKLSQDDGSLFPIGVPWIRYDGYYKDLHINVIYPGKDRDLGVNSVGTVPASLVTFASIQALKPDLLINAGTAGGFKVRGACISDVFLVSDLAFHHRRNPIPGPDKYCLGRRQSFPTPNLVKELNLKVCKLSTGDSLDMCPQDEICILANDATIVDMEGAALAYVSSIMRVPAIFIKVVSNYVDGEKSIPEEFAENVQATVMVLGEVVGQAVEFINGKCLFEL, from the exons ATGGCTGCAGTTGGTATTGTTGAAGATGAAAAACGCCCAATTTCCACCCTTCTCATTTTCGCAG CTATGGATTCAGAAGCACTTCCGATCATTCAACATTTCAAACTTTCACAAGATGATGGTTCTTT GTTTCCAATAGGTGTCCCTTGGATCAGATATGATGGTTATTACAAGGATCTGCATATAAATGTCATTTATCCAGGGAAGGATCGTGACTTAG GGGTGAATAGTGTAGGTACTGTTCCTGCATCTCTTGTGACTTTTGCTTCTATTCAAGCTTTGAAGCCTGATCTTTTGATAAATGCTGGCACTGCTGGTGGATTTAAA GTGAGAGGAGCTTGTATATCAGATGTGTTCCTTGTATCAGATCTTGCATTTCACCATAGACGAAATCCAATTCCA GGTCCTGATAAATACTGTCTTGGTAGACGGCAGAGTTTTCCAACACCAAATCTTGTGAAGGAGCTTAATCTGAAG GTTTGCAAACTGTCAACTGGAGATTCATTAGATATGTGCCCACAAGATGAAATCTGCATTTTGGCCAATGATGCAACAATTGTTGACATGGAG GGTGCAGCTTTGGCTTACGTGTCGAGTATCATGAGAGTCCCTGCAATATTTATAAAGGTTGTATCAAATTATGTCGATGGTGAAAAATCAATTCCTGAAGAATTTGCAGAAAATGTGCAAGCAACTGTTATGGTACTCGGTGAAGTAGTGGGCCAGGCTGTTGAATTCATCAATGGTAAATGCCTTTTTGAACTATGA